The following nucleotide sequence is from Mycobacterium sp. Z3061.
GAGTGGGAAACCACCGCGATCCCCGAGATCCGTGCCCAAGCCGCCCACATAGCGCAATTTCTCACCGACGACACGCGCGACCGTCCGACGAGAGCCCCACGCCGGATCACCACCACCCCGACAGTGAGCGGTGCCGATGCTTGCTACGCCGAGGGTGTGCGTCGCTTGCTCGCCGTCCAGGACGGCGCCTCAGTCGCTTTCGCCGCCGCGGTCGCGGAAAATCCCCACCACCCGCGTGCGCATGTCGCGCTGGCAATGATCGCGACGGAACGTCCCGACCGGGCCGGCGGTCGCGACGCGGTCAACGGCCATCTCGCGAGAGCGCGGGCGGCGCTCGCACATGGCAGCGCCGAGGACCGCAGCCACGTCGAAGCGATCGCGACCTGGTGCGAGAAAGGGAACACCGCAGGCACCGAAGCACTCATTGACCATCTCGACCGCGTACCGGACGACGCGGTCGCATTGCTGGTGCTCGCACCGTCGATCGCGTTCGCCGGGGCCGGCGATGCATTGCCGAACGCGTGGCAGTACGTCGAGCGGTTCACCGGCGTGCATGGCGAGGCGCCCTGGTATCTCGGATTGCGCGCGTTCGGGCGAACCGAACAGGGCCTTTGGTACGACGCAGCCGATCTCGCCGATGCGGCGCTCGACCTCGATCCAGGCAACGGCAACGCCGCGCACGCGCTGTCCCACGTGCACTACGAGACCGACGCGCACGGTGCCGGACTGAAATGGCTCACGGAATGGATCACCGGGCACGGCAGCACACAGCGTTACCTCCCGCACTTCCAGTGGCACGCCGCGCTGCACGAACTCGCCATGGGCAACGCCGCTGCGGCAGCGCGCCGGTATACGACGTCTCTCGCGCCGCCCCATTCCAGGGACGTGCGCTGTTTGGTGGACGCCGGTTCGCTCGCTTGGCGGGCGCGCATGCATCCGGACTGGGTGACACCCCCAGATCCGATGCCGGTACTCGCAGAGGTTGGCTCGCTCGCCTATGCGCCGAAAACGCCGTTCATCGCGTTTCACGCGTTGCTTCTCCTGGCCGCGGCGAACGACCCGGCCGCGATCCGCGCCATCGGTGTCCCCGGCGCGACAGACGAACAGGCAACGACGTTGCGCCTGATCGGCGAAGGCCTCATCGCGCTGACGGCGGGCGATCCGCGCGCCGCGCTCGACTATCTCCTCGAGTCGCTCCCCGGGCTTCCATCGATCGGCGGCAGCCGGGTGCAACAGGAAGTGGTCCTCGAAACAGCATTGGCCGCAATGCTCCAGCTCGGTGCACCGGGCCAAGCCGCGCGCCTCTTGTCGCGGCATCGCGCCGCGGCCGGCCCGCAGGTAACCCGCGGCGCCGTGAACTAACCGCTGGGCCACTACCCTGCGCGAGAAGACGCAAAGTCACCTCATTTCGGCACGAAATGGATGACTTTGCGTCTGCTCGCCATGGGAAAAGTGGGCGCGGACGGTATCGAACCGCCGACCGCTGGTGTGTAAAACCAGAGCTCTACCACTGAGCTACGCGCCCTTGTGCCCCGGCGCAGGCTACACGCCGAAAGCCCAACCACCCAAAATTAAACGCGCAACGCCTCCAGCGCCTGGGTCCACACCGCACGATCCCGCGCCTCGCCCGGCTGCTTCATCTCGGCGAACCGGATGAACCCCTCCTTGTCGACCACGAAGGTGCCGCGGTTGGAGATGCCGGCCACCTCGTTGAAAACCCCGTACGCCTGGCTGACCTCGCCATGCGGCCAGAAGTCCGACAGCACCGGGAACAGGAAGCCGCTCTGCACCGCCCAGATCTTGTGCGAGGGCGGCGGCCCTACCGAGATGGTCAGCACCGCGCTGTCGTCGTTCTCGAACTCCGGCAGGTTGTCGCGCAGCTGGTCCAGCTCGCCCTGGCAGATGCCGGTGAACGCCAGCGGGAAGAACACCAGCAGCACGTTCTTGGCGCCGCGATAGCTGCTGAGCGTGACGGGTTGCTGGTTCTGGTCGCGCAGCGTGAAGTCGGGGGCGGTGGCTCCGACGTCGAGCATCAGCGCTTACCGGCCCGCGACTTCGGCTGCACCAACCGGCTGGCCGCCCAGTTGCCCAGGTTGACCGATGACGTCGGCATCAGGCCCGCGGTGGGGGCCGCCTCCGCGATGTCGGCGGGCAGCACGTGACCCGGCCGGCCCGTCTTGGGCGTCAGCACCCAGATGACGCCGTCCTCGGCCAGCGGGCTGATCGCGTCCATCAGCAGGTCCACCAGGTCGCCGTCACCGTCGCGGTACCACATCAGGACGACGTCAACGACCTCGTCGGTGTCCTCGTCAAGCAACTCGCTGCCGCAGGCATCCTCGACATCAGCGCGGATGTCGTCGTCGGTGTCTTCGTCCCAGCCCCATTCCTGGACGACCTGGTCCCGTTGGATGCCCAGTTTGCGAGCGTGATCCGCCGCGACCACCGTGGAACCTCCTAAACAACCGAGCGCGAGACAACCGAGAGCGACGAACGTAATCGTCGCACAGGCACTACTAGCTTCATACGGCTAACCCACGCACATTTTCAAC
It contains:
- a CDS encoding FAD/NAD(P)-binding protein, translating into MSRVVIVGGGAAGVLAAVHLRRKKPEAQITLTDASGRPGTGAAYGTNDPTHLLNVPAHRMSAWPDDPDHFCRWLDERAVTPAESFAPRLAYGRYLRELLAGADVRIETAEVVGLVPGAFTQVKLNDGRSLSAHVVVLASGRPEGGLPDSLERAFAPVLAAGTDGKVVVDPWAPGALAALGSRRPHNVLVIGSGLTGIDVALHLIARGATVTMLSRHGTLPHCFVDTGAPTELPHVDSLGDANTLEQVRAALGADLARAREASLNWRQVIDAMRPRTARLWRSLGWEDQRRFLREDLRQWEVLRHRMPPTTAAAIDAAIGSGQLIIEAGEVADVSLRRSGVELVVATSEGSVRRRGDAVVAATGTAWDRRSLQRSPLWANLLASGVASMHPCGIGVRLDTDGRLIDETGATVQSIVCIGAIRQGEEWETTAIPEIRAQAAHIAQFLTDDTRDRPTRAPRRITTTPTVSGADACYAEGVRRLLAVQDGASVAFAAAVAENPHHPRAHVALAMIATERPDRAGGRDAVNGHLARARAALAHGSAEDRSHVEAIATWCEKGNTAGTEALIDHLDRVPDDAVALLVLAPSIAFAGAGDALPNAWQYVERFTGVHGEAPWYLGLRAFGRTEQGLWYDAADLADAALDLDPGNGNAAHALSHVHYETDAHGAGLKWLTEWITGHGSTQRYLPHFQWHAALHELAMGNAAAAARRYTTSLAPPHSRDVRCLVDAGSLAWRARMHPDWVTPPDPMPVLAEVGSLAYAPKTPFIAFHALLLLAAANDPAAIRAIGVPGATDEQATTLRLIGEGLIALTAGDPRAALDYLLESLPGLPSIGGSRVQQEVVLETALAAMLQLGAPGQAARLLSRHRAAAGPQVTRGAVN
- a CDS encoding peroxiredoxin, yielding MLDVGATAPDFTLRDQNQQPVTLSSYRGAKNVLLVFFPLAFTGICQGELDQLRDNLPEFENDDSAVLTISVGPPPSHKIWAVQSGFLFPVLSDFWPHGEVSQAYGVFNEVAGISNRGTFVVDKEGFIRFAEMKQPGEARDRAVWTQALEALRV
- a CDS encoding DUF3052 domain-containing protein, with the translated sequence MVAADHARKLGIQRDQVVQEWGWDEDTDDDIRADVEDACGSELLDEDTDEVVDVVLMWYRDGDGDLVDLLMDAISPLAEDGVIWVLTPKTGRPGHVLPADIAEAAPTAGLMPTSSVNLGNWAASRLVQPKSRAGKR